GTCATGCAGGTCATGTCAAAAAGCTGTTCTTTAGTCATCAAGAGATTGTCATTTGGTACATACTGAGCAAAACCCAGCGCTGCTGTTCCACGAGGAACAATTGTGACCTTAAGGAGTGGGTCGGCATGCTCCAAAAACCATCCAGCAACAGCATGACCAGACTCATGGTAAGCAACAGTTCGGCGCTCCAGCTTGCTAATGACCTGCGGACAGATCAATAAGTATATAACCACTACACATGAAAGTCCAATTGTTCATGACTAGTACATCCAATGCAACAACACTtagggcccctttgaatcacacgaatgaaaaaacggaggaataggaaaaatataggattctgacaAGAATGTAACTGTAAAACAGagaattgcaaaacacaggaaaaacgtaAGAATGGTCGTGATTAGACCACATGAAAAGCACAggaatttaaggagagataaGGACTCAgaagattttttccatgagattctacctcttgttaaatttcctccaaaacttgtattagaagaggcattccataggaatttcataggatttcatagggttcatccttttgattcaaagggttttgtagaaaaaattcctataaaaatgaaatcctctaaaattcctatgaatttcctttgaatcaaagggggccttaATTATGCTATGATTTCTGCTGTAACAAGTAATAAAGAGAATACATGAAATCACTTTAAAAAatgtacaaaccaccatacctATGCAGCCCTTTTAAGCAAATATCAACTAAGCAGAACATGAGGACCTAGGTTGTCAAAGAAGGCACGAAGGTTTCAAATTTGCTAGACTCTATTGGTGTGTCTCAGTCACACCAAAAGCAAAacacagtaaatatttgtgacttaagaaggaaaaaaggtGTAAGCAGTTCTCTTATAGAAGTGTCAACATTGACAAAGCTGATAatgttttacatatatataataatttttgcCACATCCTGAATTGATAAACCAATAAGTAGCAATCCAACAATAAAGTAGTTgcaacaattttatttattttatgtactCACAGACTAGCAGCACTATGGATAAATCTTATCTGTCCAGCTAGGATGCAGAATtcttatgtaaattttgataaatcaACTAGTAGGGACTAATGACAAATTGGAACTGCAAAAAAtaccttgtttttcttttccaagcCTCCGATAACCCTATCAATTGCGGATTCAAAATCTTCCATCGTAATGAGTGTGCCCTCGCTTCTTGCAGCAATTAAAGCTGCCTCATTACAAACATTGGCAATGTCAGCTCCAGCAAATCCAGGTGTCAAAGCAGCTAATCTTTGTGAATAAAATGATGGCTTATCGTCCAGTTTCAGCTTTTTAAGGTAGATGCGAAATATTTGATCACGACCCTTTATGTCTGGTTTATCAATACTTATCTGACGATCAAATCTTCCTGGTCTTAGCAAAGCCTTATCCAGGATGTCAGGCCTATTGGTACCAGCAAGAACAACAACACCGGATGTAGTTCCAAACCCATCCATCTCTACAAGTAACTGGTTCAATGTGCTTTCACGCTCATCATGTCCACCAGAAAACCCTCCACGGCCTCTAGCACGACCAATTGCATCAATTTCATCAATGAACACAATGCTAGGTGAACACTGCCGAGCTTGTTGAAATAAGTTCCGCACCCTGGATGGTCCGACACCAACAAACATTTCCATGAAGTCTGAACCAGAAATAGATAAGAAGGGCACACCAGACTCTCCTGCAGTAGCTTTCGCAAGGAGTGTCTTTCCTGTGCCAGGGGGACCAACAAGAAGAGCACCCTTTGGTATTTTTGCTCCCAGTTGTTCATATTTCTTCGGATTTTTCAGGAAATGAACAAATTCCATAATTTCTTGTTTGGCTTCATCACAGCCAGCTACATCCTTAAAGAACACCTGAAGCATACAACAAAACAAGGTTACTTCAGTCAAATTATATGAATATGGTATTGTTCAGCTTTATTGTTCTTCGGTGATGACAAATAAAGCTACAACAAACATTTACAAACAATGGTAGgtatttcatattttcctcAAAGTAGAAAGATATGGAAATAGCAAATAAAAACTAACCTTATTTTTGGAGTTCTTATCCATTTTTGTCACTTGGATTTTTCCAATATTGAAAATGCTACGGCCTCCTTTACCAGGACCACCACCAATAGTAAATCCCTTTAGCATCCTTTTCCcaactaaatatattaatccaaTAATTAGAACTGTCGGGGCAAACTTCGTTACTTCCTGAAACCATTTTGCTTCAGCAGCATAAGTGACTGGGACATAATAGTGTGGATCTATACCCAATGTTTCCTGGGCCTCTTGTAACTTCTCCTCGAAGGAATCAACACTTCCAATGTTGAAGTAATACTTGTAGCTGTTAGGAGACTCTATTCCAGGAAGATGACTTGTCGTGATATGGTGGATATCACTATCCTGAATTCGATCAATTGAAGGAGAACTCCTGACATAAACCTTAGCAACTGATTTGTTTGAAACAACAATGTGGTCAACAAAACCAGGTTCCAACAACTTATTCTTGAATTCTTGGAAGTTTATCTGAAAAGAGTTACAAGCAAATGGGCATCACAAGTTATAATTGACTAGGAATTAATGTGTGTTTCGTgcacagaaaaagaaacaggTAGGGAACTGTATTATGAATCTATGATCTAGTTATACAAGATTACATGATTAATAGGAGGTAGAATACCAACCGTATTCCGTTACATATCAACATGagattataaatatacaaagcACATGATAAAATGCCCTATATCAAAATCTTAGGATGGGGCAATATGATAGGCTATCAATTGTGGAGTACGGGTAGCTCTCACATGCTGCACCAAACAATCACATCAATGCTCTCGAGCAAAAATATACCATCTCCATTAGTACAACTATGTGATTACATCTTTTCAGTCAACTATAACTTAAGTCAtaccccccccccaaaaaaaaaaaaaaaaatccatttgcTTGTCATCAACTCAACATTGACTGGTGTTGTTTCAACTTTgaccacatttttttaattatcatgTTAGACGAATGAAAACAGTATGATCATATTTAGCATGTAACATAATTTCAcaatatagtatatttttaaatatttacaggTTTTTGCATGTAACATAATTTCACAATAtagtagatttttaaatatttacaggtttttgataaaatatgatcAGTCAAACTTATGATACGAATACTATACGGTGACAATTATTTAGGAGTGCATAAATCATTATCAATCGtgttatatacaaatatacataaaataaaGATTACAGGTGAAAGAATAAATGTTTCCTTTACCAATTTGCCCGGGCAGCCAAACTaccaataaaattttcaagataaaaaaaataaccttaTTATAACCTCTTGTCGCCTCTCAAATTGGACAACAACAAAATGAACACTGACATAATTTATATACCAAATGGAAGCAGGATGAttcttttctgaaatttaTAAGGCAGGCCAAAGGAGAAGACCTTCAGTAAGGTAAATGGGGATTGTGGTATCAGTTATCTTCTATCCACAAGTGAAAAGGTAAATTGCACAGTGAAAAAGACAAATCATTACTGTTGGTCATGTTTAACCGTTATTTTTTCATAAGGAACAGACCTCTTGCTCTGATGAAGAGGCTGGCACAGATAACAAAAACAGGCCAAAAAGGAATAGAGGAGCAATCATGTCCTTGAATCGTTTAATGATCTCCTGAAAATTCCATTGATCACCTGAACTGGATTGCTCTGCACACCAGAAGTGACTACATTAAGTGTGCCGTTTACAGTATAAGGCTATAAGCTACACAGATGCGTCAAAATCTATAACTTGTAGGCACCTCAACTTGCTTTGGGAAAAAAGGCTCATGGTGTATTCTACTCCCCTTAGAGGTGAGTGGGCAGCTAATGAGGCACTAACGCCGATATTAGCATTTTCAACTATACATGATACTTACAAACTGTTGGGGATATTTGTGCAATAGAATAGTAAAACATCAACTAGCCCCACTTGTAAAAGCGTCTGCATATCATCTTCTTAACATTGTTCTCTATGATCAATCTACCAAAACTAGGAATCACATTTGGTAGGTTAATTCGCACTGGTATGGTGTACCTTCTCGGCTTACAAACTATTCCGCAAAGCCCGCCACCAGTATAAACCATCTCCTACACAAGAGCGAGGAATGCAGACGGAAATGAGAACTTACTCTTTGAGTCGGAATTATCACTCTCACCCCCTTCATCCTTCTCTTTCTCCTTCCCGGAGTTCTTCTCGTAGTCTGAATCATGAAAGGCAATGCTAAATAGTAACAGAGTCACCAGATATCCCAAAGACCATCTAACCAGCCAGATAGCTTACTTTTGTTCGACTCGTCGGAGAATTGCCGCCGGAACTGCCGGTTGGCCAGCAGGAACCTCCAGTCACCGCCCTTCCCTGCACCGGTTGCCACCACTGTCCGATTCCCGACAAATGACGTCACATAGTTGCGCAAAAACCCCAACCCGCCGCTCTCACCGCTGGGCagccgcggaggcggcggcggcgacaatgGCAGCGATGCACGGAGCCCACCATGCCCCCGGAGCAGAGACCCCTACGGTAACATCCATGCGCACGAGCCGCCGAGCCATCAGGCGACGACGCACCGGAGAACCGGTGAAGAGAGGGGATGGGCTCGAAACTCACCTGGCGCTGCCGGGAGGAGCGCTCGGACCGGGCGAgggcacgggagagggaggagaggctcatggcggcgacggcggtgatcGCATTgggcggggagggaggcgagcGCGCCGTATATCTAGGGTTTTGATCCCCCCGCGCGCCCCGTTTGGTCGAAACTTAAAATGCCCAGTTTTCTCGCGGAGAGAGCGACGAACTGAGGGATATTAGTCATTTCCCACTTTTAAGTTTGGTAATTCGTGTAGACATGCATTTCATCATCATAGTTAGCAAATTGTATAATTAAATGCCCTCGCGAACCCAATGGGACGAGCCGAATAGggtcatttttttgtttttttctaaaaaatcaaataacatatttataaattaaaaataattagctaataaaacatatatatacacatatgtgtgtgttttcaTAGCattttaaaagcaaaggctggaaataaactacgataaaaaaacaaactattataaaaagactTAACtctatttaaaactaaaatttaaatttagcatataagtataagcagaactAAAAACCGAGCGCGGCTAGAAAGTATTAGGTTTATATgttaatcaatgtatatggtttgtgtatatatttagACACATTAGCATTTTACGAATgtgacaatgctagaaagtatTGCATcatgaaatagagggagtagaaaGTTTGGTATGATTTGAGTGGAAAGTTGTATGATTTTgagtaaaaagttttaaacCAAAGGAAGTGGGAGTTTGCATAAGCATATGTGACAAATAGCAGTACTTGCTTAACCGGAACGTTTTTGTAGTATGgcataaatatacatatgctACAAAGTGGGAACGCAACATAAAATTGATGTTGTGTGGTCGTGATGAGGGCCAGAGGGGCCTGCCACCGAGGTGCCACAAGGTGGCTCTATGGCACCGGTTAAGTGTGTCGTTGCCACAGCGCCGCCTCAGGTCGTGccatatgtatatttatgtaatCTCAATTCCTActaatatattcatataaacgaaagaaaagaatgtatatttattttttttatcgtcaCTACTATGTTTTTAAAGACATAAATGTTGTTGATATGTGAACCAGGGTTCCCACCAATGGCTCACGACGTCTCAAGATATGTTGGCACCCCCTTTGCGTGGAAGAACCTACCCAGACCCTTTCATATCCTAAAAGAGCAAGCGAACGTTAAGGTATTCTAACAGATAAAAAACATTGCGCGTCCTCGAGGCACAATAGGAGCCTACCAAGAGAGATTCATAAGACACGAAACCCTTACCTAGCGCATTTGAGTCTGGGCACATATGGTACTAGGCCTTGTCTAGGTGCACGTCACAGTATTAAAGGCGATGGGAAAGACGTATGAGCATGTGTGAAAAATAGAAACACCCCTATAAGGGTCTCATCGATCTCGTTGTCATCATCACTTAGTCTTATAATCACTAGCGGAACAACATCATCTTGGAATGGTAACATGCTACATATCTACATCGACCGTGGAGGCCATAAATTAAAGACCCAATGACACGAGTGAGCAAACTACTTTATTTTTGCCATAGGCACATTGCGCACAAAGGGATGAGAGGGCTCATGTTATTCCCACTTGTCTCCGACGTCAACAGTTTCATTATGTATCCCGTGCacagagaaaatatatacacattaAATAACTTCTTCCTAGAAGGTACAAAATGGAGTTAATGAGCTCCTGTAGTAGCACATTTCCTAGCCAAGACCTGAAAGATGTGTTATCTCCATAGTCTTAGTCTATAAAAAAAGGACCAAATTTAGAGAAGAGGGGGACTCCTCATGTTTTATTCCACTAAACCAAAACCAAGGAACCTCTACATAAGAGTAGGATTTACGTCTGTGCATGATTCAAATCTATAtgaccttgtttagttcctaaaatttttctttcaaaaacatcacattgaatctttgaacatctaaattgagtattaaatatagatgaaacaaaactaattgcataagttatggaagaaatctcgAGACGgaccttttgagcctaattagtacatgagtAGCCACAAAGTGCTACAGTgacccacatgtgctaatgacggaataattatgctcaaaagatttgcctcgcggtttctaggctagccgtaaaattcgtttttattcgtgtccaaaaacctctttcGTAATCCGATCAAACATCCGACGCGAcgtccaaatttttttatttctctaacTATAGCACCCCTAGACCGCGTTCGCCTGTAGAgctgataagttaacttatccggtgtggaaaacgtagtaatagattagtacatgattaattaattattaattattaaaaaaatataaaatagattaatatgattttttataaaaaaaatattttttaaaaaatatatcgtttagcagttcggaaaacgtgcaTGTGAAAAATAATGAAGGTTAGTTAACTTGTGCCCACAAACGAACACGGCCACTCCCTTGGTATTGCCTTCGTAATTCTTCGAGTCAGACCGGGTACATCATACATGCTCAAGATCTCTTCCAAGCTCGCTGGCCGAACTCCTTTTTCTCGATCCATTGCTAAAGAAACACGTGCTCTGAAAGTAAGAATATTGATATATCCTTACTACTACCGTTTTCGtctgtaataaaaaatagtacccTACTagtaaagtaaaataaaagagtATTCATAGCTAGCAACAAACAACCAAATCATTTAGGTTGGTAATGAAAATTAGCAAATCAAACAAGCACCTAAGCCCCAGTAATATACAGCATAAACTATTAATCAGGTATTAGCAAGTTCATTAACTGCGCAACCTGTTTAGCTAGCTAATTTGGTATTTGCCAGCTTCGGCCGAACCCCACAAGTTGTTGTTTTCCTGTGttattttgctaccgacgctGATCAGATCCTTTGATCTGTCCACTATATACATGTATCCATCTAGTAGCTAATTACACCTTGCAAGTAGTGAAATAGTCAAACAGATACAGCACTTCTGACTTCTCCAAGCTAGCTACTACTCTGACGATCCAGCCATTATCTCCCAAGTCAACTCTACTCACGTCAGCTACAGAAACAGTGTTTCCTGGGACCACGGCCAGTCTAGGCACGACCAGATGGTCGGAGGCGAGTCAGGGGAGAGCACTGTAGCGGCGTCAGCGCGCGCCGCGGACGACACCGATGTCGagccgtcgtcggcgtcgcacGAGTGATCCGCGGGGAcacggcgcggcacggcgtgctccacgtcgccgccgcgtcgtcgtgcctcgccgtcgccgtcgtcgcgccacgTCTCGTCAtctggtggccgccgccgccgtagcccaacggcgccgccaccgcccgcggcggcgccggcgtcgtcatcctcggacgtcgacgtcggcgagaAGGCCGCCCTGCTGACGGcgcccttcctcttcctcgccgccgcggacgacgacgacggcggtggctgGGCGAGGTGCGGCGAGGACGGGTGCGGGCCGTGGTGGTGCGACCCCTCGTACGTGACGATGAGCATCTCCGGGTCGTCGGTGGACTTCTCGACGTGCTTCTTGGCGCTGCACCGGGAGCTGGTGCACTTGTAATAACTCCTGCAATTTCACCGGCGAAGATGTTACCGTGATGCTCACCGTCTTTTCAGGCTTCCATGAAAAAGACCGCTCAACTGAAAACGTCGCTTTTGTGTTCATTGCCCGACGTTTTAATGCGATGCAGATGGGTGTCAAATCCCGCAGTTCGGAGTTCGTGTAGTTAATTGTGCTTTTGGTGACGAAATAAAATACTTAAAGAAGGTTATTCAACCGCACAATAATTTAGACTTATATGGCGCGTggctttataattttagaatacTGTATGATGacgtaattaatttttaacacatattcaaccatttattttattataaaaaatacacatgttttattataattatgtttattactaaatatatttaaattataacttatatttacataattttatataaaagttttaataaaataaatagtcatgTTATCTACTCTCTTCCGTTTGATAATGtaatattttctaactttatctagattcataaatatatatttaaataatattaaaaattcttataatatgaaacagaaatAGTATTAAATTAGAAAGAGTATTTGACCTCTCCCCGTGGTAGCTTATGGTCCAGGCCGCCAGCGTACAGCCTGCGGGCTTTCAACACATACTTACACGGTGATACTGATTGACATGAATTAAATGTAGAGCTATCCACGAACTAATTAATAATAGCTTGAATCTCTCTGGATACACCATCTATCATGGTTGTTGTGAATTGAAGGCTCCTCGCTTCTCAACCGAACGTGCAAGATCGTTCACATACACGAAAGCTCAGGATCATGCATATTATCATGCCACCCCTTAAGCCAATAAGGAGCTGACGAGAGAAAACAAAGCGGACAAAGGACATATGAAAGCAtgttttcattttctagatAATGAGAATATGAAAAGGTTCAGTTTTCTAACTTCTGAtctcattcatttttttctgaaccGCAAATTCTTGAAatctaaatattatttagagATCTTCGGATAGCTAAAAATTCTGTAATAACCTACAGGTGATAGAAGCTCGTCAAACATTCCCTACGTTGAAATgattgtgttatttttaaactttttcttAACTTTACGTGTATGCTTTATAAAGtcgtgtgtttttttaaaaatatgtatattcatAATCATCTGtttaaaatagactttttttactttatagtaattaatttcttatttatagaaaatattgataatcTATTTATCCTTCTCCAGTGAAAGAACACCGGCCATGACCTATGCTTCCTGACGAACTACTTCGGAAGATAAGGACGAAATTGAACGGTGGTACTTGAACTTATTCGACTGAACTACTGGGTCCTCAACGTACTCACTTCGTGTTAGATACACGCACGTAGGGTCTCCTCCTAGTATATATAGGAGTAGATAGATTTAGATATTTATAAAGtcttctaaaatataactagtAGTATAAATATCAGGCGGCCAAAGAACAAGATTCCATCTAAACTGGATAATACTCcctcagattttttttgtttgatgccgttgtcttttttatcactaaagtaattttaagtatgattgtaattttgtatatttagacaacatttttagataagacgaaaggtaaaacataaatcaaaagGTCAACGGCATAAAAagaaaccggagggagtaattgatTAGTGCGGCGAACTATTGGGCACATGCCGAAACATGAAGCCGACATCTTACTCTTATATCcttttgtctaaattttattaatataccGTTACGTAATGGCATACAAGGCCGGCGCCAGGTCCTTTTGCAGTGGTCAGTTGATCTCGACGAAATTTCTAAAATCTCTGTTTGAACACTGTTTTGGTTCATGATTCTATGTGCTATCTAATGGAGATGATTCcgatgatatttttaactGACTTCGCATCCGATGACATACCGTACCGCAGTTAATTTTTTCTGTATAAATATTCGCGTACggggctagctagctagggttcGATCCCCTCGTATGACGCTCTCTGTACGCAGGTAGCAGCGCGTGTCTCCCGCCGATTGGCACACGTACGTGCACCCTGCAAGGCTGCGAATCCCCACCCCCTACGAGCGACACGTACTCGCACGCACTGCGCCCGGCCATGGCTGATCGTACCGCGAGGCCGCGCCGCGCAGCCAACACGCACCGCGACGCACTCAGATTATTGCAGGGTCCTCACCGGCTCACCGCTCCAGATGGCGTACGGTTGTTCTCCTGATCGATCGTCAAGCTGCTGCaagcggccgccgtcgccagcgTCGTACCCGGTCGAAGTGAGCGACGTCAACGCATGCGTTGCCGTTGTAATCATGCCAAAGACAGTCCACATGTAGACTAGGTACGGAGTACACATCTTCGTTGTCGTCGACTCGTCGTCTCGCAATACATCTTTACCGCGTCCGTTCGCAGAACCTAGCGAACCATAACTACCTATATATGCACGGTACCCTCAGTTAAGACTTAAGAGCGATTTGCAGGTCCGTTTGAGCATGGCGGGCGTGCATGGGTGCACAAGATCGAGTCGTCGTCACTAAAATTAATCTAGATTAAGTAATATTCATAAAATCTATGCAATTCAGGATGTTGAATCGATCGCCGAACCTGGGGTGAGGGTTGTTCTTGATGGACTTCTGCCCGTACTTCCTCCACTTGTACCCGTCCGCCGGcatcttgccgccgccgcagctcctcacCTTGCTCGTGTACTTGCTCTCCACTCCCACCCTGCGGCTTCATTTGCAAGCAAAACCCAACACATATATCAGTTTCATCGATCGACCAGGATTGGGTTAGTATTGCTGCATATATCCATGCCTCCATGGATGCGCACAAACTGTGCGTGCATGCGTGCACCTACAAGAACAGAGAGCCGtagcggcggccgccggaggGTGGGCACGgccgggacgacgacgacagcgcctTCTCGATGTCCCGGATCGTCGGGCCGGAGTACACCGAGCACAGAGCCCTGCTCACCGCCGGCGTGGGCTGCGGCGGCtcgtgctcggcggcggtaGTAGTAGTGCTGCCGCCTCCGTTGCACGGCGCGTCGGCTGCCTCCGAGGACACCGCGCCGAGCGAGTACCGCTGATCGGAGGAGTGCTGATCTGCGGCCGGGAAGAGCagggcgccgtcgtcgtcgtcgccgaggaGCTCGCCTATCAGGTGCTCGTCGAGCTCGCCGGGccagacggcggcgccggccacctcatccgtcgtcgcggcggcggcctgagCTCGCAGCGCCTCTCCCATCTATCAGATGGCCCTGGACACTAGtagcacgccgtcgtcgcttgTGAGGGGACTGGCCATACCCGGCCGGCAGCGCGCGTGGTTAATTAGAcacggccggcgacgaagCAATGGAGAACGGCTGTCTGATATATGTGGATCAATGACATGGACACATGGGGGCAATGTCAATATCATGCGGTACAGGATCGGCGTCATGTTTCAACGGAAAGTCAACCTGTTACCTGTCATCGGAGGGTGGGTTCATGAACGGAAATGGATTTTAACCTCTCATTCatatcattataaaaataaaaagtaatataataaattaatatgtgataggtcattttataaatatacatatacaagTTCGACATATGTAAGTTggaaaaaagaacacattaacggtgattgtttggctctTCACGAAGAAGACCGTcgtttgcaaatgaaaaataatatatgaataaaaatgtatgtatgtattcgtagcgatctaaaagataaagttaaaaaatataatacgataaagaacttcaaaatcaattccaaaattaaggttgaagatttaaattttgacttataagcataaacacaaGCGAAAATATGGCGGATGTAAACTTTTATTATTACATGCATTTAGagtcatatttgtttattgagttttttaccatccttgaaaaagtagctcaaggtaccatatgttttagtgtaaaaagaacagtaccttgaggtaccaaaaatgtatactaaaattcttggtaccttgagatactttttaaggatgataaaaaaaacttgtttattgtattaaaactgatatatcacatattagtATATCttgttcatatttttcttttcatagcCACTTAGGTGGCATGTGGGAAATGAGAGTATATTCCCTTAAAAGACTTTAAAGGGTTTCCCTTGGTACACGACAACATAGTTGGATTAACTTTGAGAATCCTTACACAGAAGGGTAAAATACGTTTGCATGGCCAACCAAGCTTTGCAATACTGTGATTATTGCCATGATAATCGTAATAATCGGCCATATCACCCGAGCATGAAAACAATAAACCACAATTTGGTTCAATAAATCgtataatttaaaagttttgataaaaattagaagaaaaatccaaaaaatttatgGTGGTATATCACGATAATCATGACATATTATGTGGTTTTCACACAAAAAACATGATCATCGAGTGAAATTTGTCATGATTACCATTTTAATCAAAAGCGCGGCGATAATCGTTCACTGCCGTGCGGTTTGACTTGAcgattttataaaaaaaaattgaattcaaattcatgCGGTTTTCACACAATTGTTGCTGATAACCATGGTATTGTTGGTGTGCGGTTTCAGGTTATGTAACGGTAAATGAAACCTTGGTACCAACCGTATTTGACGAAGGCCTATAAAAATGTTGGTAAACAACCATGTGTAAACTGATAATTTTGAGACCTAGAACTCCCACCCTTTGCTAGATAATGCGTGCATAttagtgttaaaaaataatctatagttaaaacttttatatctgtGCTCATAATGACTTGAACTTTAGtgttgaaaaagaaactacgatgaaaaactctCAGCAATTCTAAAATTGAGTTTTAGGATTCAAAATTCGAGGCCAACATATCCTTTATAAGACCAGCGATGAGCCCTAACATAttatatgtgattttttttcatatacagTCGTCTTGATATGCCCACTTGTGTAAATAAACTTTcaattttgtgaattttttttagatgcTAAGATAgtacgaaaaaaaaattcgatatCTTGCTAGACATCTATAGGCAGTCGCACATCTTAAGTCCCAAGTCATGCAActtttcgcaaaaaatttattacaatCTCAGATATAGTGTATCTGTTGTTTACTCCCTCTACATTTTATGTATGATACCGTTGAATTTTAGGATTAcgttttgaccattcgttttattcaaaatttatattcaaatatgcaaaattataatgcatacttaaagttcctataataataa
This is a stretch of genomic DNA from Oryza brachyantha chromosome 1, ObraRS2, whole genome shotgun sequence. It encodes these proteins:
- the LOC102705389 gene encoding ATP-dependent zinc metalloprotease FTSH 3, mitochondrial; its protein translation is MSLSSLSRALARSERSSRQRQGSLLRGHGGLRASLPLSPPPPPRLPSGESGGLGFLRNYVTSFVGNRTVVATGAGKGGDWRFLLANRQFRRQFSDESNKNYEKNSGKEKEKDEGGESDNSDSKKQSSSGDQWNFQEIIKRFKDMIAPLFLFGLFLLSVPASSSEQEINFQEFKNKLLEPGFVDHIVVSNKSVAKVYVRSSPSIDRIQDSDIHHITTSHLPGIESPNSYKYYFNIGSVDSFEEKLQEAQETLGIDPHYYVPVTYAAEAKWFQEVTKFAPTVLIIGLIYLVGKRMLKGFTIGGGPGKGGRSIFNIGKIQVTKMDKNSKNKVFFKDVAGCDEAKQEIMEFVHFLKNPKKYEQLGAKIPKGALLVGPPGTGKTLLAKATAGESGVPFLSISGSDFMEMFVGVGPSRVRNLFQQARQCSPSIVFIDEIDAIGRARGRGGFSGGHDERESTLNQLLVEMDGFGTTSGVVVLAGTNRPDILDKALLRPGRFDRQISIDKPDIKGRDQIFRIYLKKLKLDDKPSFYSQRLAALTPGFAGADIANVCNEAALIAARSEGTLITMEDFESAIDRVIGGLEKKNKVISKLERRTVAYHESGHAVAGWFLEHADPLLKVTIVPRGTAALGFAQYVPNDNLLMTKEQLFDMTCMTLGGRAAEEVLIRKISTGAQNDLEKVTKMTYAQVAIYGFSEKVGLLSFPQREDGFEMSRPYSSQTASIIDTEVREWVAKAYETTVELIKKHKDQVAQIAELLLEKEVIHQDDLVRILGERPFKTLEPTNYDRFKQGFEDEGSSNSAEVSDVDGTSSLEQAVPS